The Enterobacter asburiae genomic sequence TCGCGACCTCAGCATTGACCGAAGATATCGGTGTCTTCTTTTTGGGCGACGGCGTATTTCAGCTTCTGGCGGGGCAACAGCCTCAGGCCATTCTGGCGCGTGATTACATCGCGACGTTCAAAGTGTTACCGCTTTACGATATCGAAACCTTCTATGTCTGTGCCGACTCCCTGGCTGCGCGCGGCCTAAACGAGGCAACGCCTTTCGTGCTGGATGTGACAGTCCTGTCTTCTGCTGCATTGCGCGAACACCTTTCTCACTACGACACCGTTCTGACTTTCTGAGGCTGACATGCTCCATACTCTGAGCCATTCACCATGGCAATGTGATACCGACGCGTTACTGAGTATGCTGCGCGAAGGTGATGATCTGCTGCTGATTCAGGATGGCGTGCTTGCCGCACTGGAAGGCAGTCGTTTCGTTGAAATCCTCACGAATGCCCCCATAACAGTCTCTGCGCTGAAGGACGATCTGGATGCGCGGGGTCTTTCTGGTCAAATTTCAGCCAAAATTGACGTGGTTGGCTATACTGATTTCGTCAATCTTACTGTGACGCACGCCAGTCAAATGAACTGGTGATTTGAGATCGCTGTATATTTCTTGACACCTTTTCGACGTAGCCCTAAAATTTCGCGTCCTCATATTGTATGAGGTCGTTTTATTACGTGTTTACGAAGCAAAAGCTAAAACCAGGAGCTATTTAATGGCAACAGTTAACCAGCTGGTACGCAAACCACGCGCACGCAAAGTTGCAAAGAGCAACGTGCCTGCGCTGGAAGCCTGCCCGCAGAAACGTGGTGTATGTACTCGTGTATATACCACCACTCCTAAAAAACCAAACTCCGCACTGCGTAAAGTATGCCGTGTGCGTTTGACTAACGGTTTCGAAGTGACTTCCTACATCGGTGGTGAAGGTCACAACCTGCAGGAGCACTCCGTGATCCTGATCCGTGGCGGTCGTGTTAAAGACCTTCCGGGTGTTCGTTACCACACCGTTCGTGGTGCGCTCGACTGCTCAGGTGTTAAAGACCGTAAGCAGGCTCGCTCCAAGTACGGCGTGAAGCGTCCTAAGGCTTAATGGTTCTCCGTTAAGTAAGGCCAAACTGATTTATCTTAATGTCAAACTAAACTCTTTGAGTTTTGGACAATCCTGAATT encodes the following:
- the tusC gene encoding sulfurtransferase complex subunit TusC, whose product is MKRVAFVFTSAPHGNASGREGLDALLATSALTEDIGVFFLGDGVFQLLAGQQPQAILARDYIATFKVLPLYDIETFYVCADSLAARGLNEATPFVLDVTVLSSAALREHLSHYDTVLTF
- the tusB gene encoding sulfurtransferase complex subunit TusB, with the translated sequence MLHTLSHSPWQCDTDALLSMLREGDDLLLIQDGVLAALEGSRFVEILTNAPITVSALKDDLDARGLSGQISAKIDVVGYTDFVNLTVTHASQMNW
- the rpsL gene encoding 30S ribosomal protein S12, with amino-acid sequence MATVNQLVRKPRARKVAKSNVPALEACPQKRGVCTRVYTTTPKKPNSALRKVCRVRLTNGFEVTSYIGGEGHNLQEHSVILIRGGRVKDLPGVRYHTVRGALDCSGVKDRKQARSKYGVKRPKA